One Gossypium hirsutum isolate 1008001.06 chromosome A11, Gossypium_hirsutum_v2.1, whole genome shotgun sequence genomic window carries:
- the LOC107957437 gene encoding uncharacterized mitochondrial protein AtMg00310-like, translating into MAWRKMCHPEEMGGMGFRNLHLFNLPLLGRQVWRLMSQQDTLCFKVLCVKYFPEGDVFSYKRINKPSFTWASIAKAVEALKDGFIWQVGDGNGIDLRREHWGLNGIFGESVCRSPLNDIRKKSQRPVGPR; encoded by the coding sequence ATGGCGTGGAGAAAAATGTGTCATCCGGAGGAAATGGGTGGCATGGGCTTTCGAAACCTACATCTCTTCAACCTGCCTCTTTTGGGGAGACAGGTTTGGAGACTTATGTCTCAACAGGACACTCTATGTTTTAAAGTCCTTTGTGTGAAGTATTTCCCTGAAGGGGACGTGTTCAGTTATAAACGGATCAATAAACCTTCATTCACCTGGGCGAGCATAGCCAAGGCAGTAGAGGCGCTTAAGGATGGTTTTATTTGGCAAGTGGGAGATGGTAATGGGATTGATCTTAGACGTGAGCATTGGGGGCTGAATGGAATCTTTGGAGAGTCGGTTTGTCGGTCTCCTCTCAATGATATACGAAAGAAAAGTCAAAGACCTGTGGGACCAAGATAA